One window from the genome of Trichoplusia ni isolate ovarian cell line Hi5 chromosome 13, tn1, whole genome shotgun sequence encodes:
- the LOC113500376 gene encoding uncharacterized protein LOC113500376 isoform X2, which produces MLRGLLDTINAWPVQKEGSRYIGLLNYMLLLFFIVCWINIFLLVKVNFDKLSFYELGHTYIVLFMTIVNISRTIITLPGDTKYREVGSLFFDKMHLFYYKAVSKFASQTHERIHFICHYFTLFICGQMTIGLILFNVIPMWINYAAGNFDHKVINSTYEHSVYFYLPEYAYTHWDAYIAICLVNWFISYVTSVILCMLDLLLSLMIFHLWGHFKILIHDLESFPLPAKTETVTFEGNNVLTAAMYSDEEQEQVSKKLKECIDYHRLITNYTDRMSEAFGPMLFISYLFHQVAGCLLLLECSQMTPEALIRYAPLSLILYQQLIQLSVIFELIGSTSEKLRDAVYSVPWQCMNTSNRKTVCIFLVNVQEPIHVKALGMMDVGVTSMAAVRFSKP; this is translated from the exons ATGTTACGCGGCCTTCTAGACACAATTAATGCATGGCCGGTGCAAAAGGAAGGGTCAAGATACATTGGTCTTCTAAACTACATGTTGCTACTGTTTTTCATCGTTTGCtggataaatatatttttgcttgtaaaagtaaattttgataAGCTGTCGTTTTATGAACTGGGACATACCTACATCGTGCTTTTCATGACGATTGTTAATATC TCACGGACAATTATCACGTTGCCTGGCGATACAAAATACAGAGAAGTTGGTTCgttgttttttgataaaatgcACTTGTTTTACTATAAAGCTGTTTCTAAATTTGCCAGTCAG ACTCATGAACGAATCCATTTCATTTGTCACTACTTCACTCTATTCATCTGTGGCCAGATGACAATTGGCCTTATATTGTTCAATGTTATCCCTATGTGGATAAACTATGCTGCGGGGAACTTCGATCACAAAGTGATAAACTCGACTTACGAACATTCCGTTTACTTCTATCTCCCTGAGTATGCGTACACGCATTGGGACGCCTACATTGCCATATGCCTTGTTAACTG GTTTATATCCTATGTAACTTCAGTTATATTATGCATGCTTGATTTGCTACTATCTTTAATGATATTTCACCTCTGGGggcattttaaaattttaatacatgaTCTTGAATCGTTTCCATTACCGGCTAAAACGGAGACTGTGACATTTGAAGGAAATAATGTTTTGACTGCTGCAATGTATTCAGATGAAGAACAGGAACAAGTTTCTAAAAAATTGAAAGAATGTATAGATTATCATCGACTTATCACTAA CTATACTGATAGAATGTCAGAAGCTTTTGGACCGATGCTATTCATTTCTTACTTATTTCATCAAGTGGCTGGCTGCTTACTTCTACTTGAATGTTCACAAATG ACACCAGAAGCTTTAATTCGTTACGCTCCTCTGTCGCTGATTTTGTATCAACAGTTAATACAATTGTCTGTTATATTTGAGCTGATAGGAAGTACG AGTGAAAAATTGAGAGATGCAGTTTACAGTGTGCCGTGGCAATGTATGAATACAAGTAATAGGAAAACTGTCTGTATATTCCTTGTTAACGTTCAAGAGCCTATACATGTGAAGGCACTTGGTATGATGGATGTTGGAGTCACGTCCATGGCCGCGGTGAGATTTTCTAAACCATGA
- the LOC113500376 gene encoding uncharacterized protein LOC113500376 isoform X1, with translation MLRGLLDTINAWPVQKEGSRYIGLLNYMLLLFFIVCWINIFLLVKVNFDKLSFYELGHTYIVLFMTIVNISRTIITLPGDTKYREVGSLFFDKMHLFYYKAVSKFASQTHERIHFICHYFTLFICGQMTIGLILFNVIPMWINYAAGNFDHKVINSTYEHSVYFYLPEYAYTHWDAYIAICLVNWFISYVTSVILCMLDLLLSLMIFHLWGHFKILIHDLESFPLPAKTETVTFEGNNVLTAAMYSDEEQEQVSKKLKECIDYHRLITNYTDRMSEAFGPMLFISYLFHQVAGCLLLLECSQMTPEALIRYAPLSLILYQQLIQLSVIFELIGSTYTGREREANMGGLHSLEV, from the exons ATGTTACGCGGCCTTCTAGACACAATTAATGCATGGCCGGTGCAAAAGGAAGGGTCAAGATACATTGGTCTTCTAAACTACATGTTGCTACTGTTTTTCATCGTTTGCtggataaatatatttttgcttgtaaaagtaaattttgataAGCTGTCGTTTTATGAACTGGGACATACCTACATCGTGCTTTTCATGACGATTGTTAATATC TCACGGACAATTATCACGTTGCCTGGCGATACAAAATACAGAGAAGTTGGTTCgttgttttttgataaaatgcACTTGTTTTACTATAAAGCTGTTTCTAAATTTGCCAGTCAG ACTCATGAACGAATCCATTTCATTTGTCACTACTTCACTCTATTCATCTGTGGCCAGATGACAATTGGCCTTATATTGTTCAATGTTATCCCTATGTGGATAAACTATGCTGCGGGGAACTTCGATCACAAAGTGATAAACTCGACTTACGAACATTCCGTTTACTTCTATCTCCCTGAGTATGCGTACACGCATTGGGACGCCTACATTGCCATATGCCTTGTTAACTG GTTTATATCCTATGTAACTTCAGTTATATTATGCATGCTTGATTTGCTACTATCTTTAATGATATTTCACCTCTGGGggcattttaaaattttaatacatgaTCTTGAATCGTTTCCATTACCGGCTAAAACGGAGACTGTGACATTTGAAGGAAATAATGTTTTGACTGCTGCAATGTATTCAGATGAAGAACAGGAACAAGTTTCTAAAAAATTGAAAGAATGTATAGATTATCATCGACTTATCACTAA CTATACTGATAGAATGTCAGAAGCTTTTGGACCGATGCTATTCATTTCTTACTTATTTCATCAAGTGGCTGGCTGCTTACTTCTACTTGAATGTTCACAAATG ACACCAGAAGCTTTAATTCGTTACGCTCCTCTGTCGCTGATTTTGTATCAACAGTTAATACAATTGTCTGTTATATTTGAGCTGATAGGAAGTACG TACACAGGCAGGGAAAGGGAGGCAAATATGGGTGGGCTTCACTCATTAGAAGTCTGA